The segment AAATCGACCGGACGGAGTCTTTCACGTCCCCATTCCCTTCCGAGGGCCGAGCAGGAAAAAGTCCGAACCAAAGGATGCCGATGCTCAGGACCCCGCGCGGACCAAACACGCACGAGGAAGCTGAATTGGCCGCGCACCGACAAGTCTGCACACCTTCGCACACCGTAAGGACACAGAACAAGAGACTCTGTCTTGTTTCTGGAATCCCCGCCTCCACGGGACATGACAAGGCGTCAACAGGCGCGAATAAACCGGCAGTTTGCAGGGGTGATTCGTGTGTTACCCGGCGTACGCACCCGTTCTGTACCGAAGTCGGACCGTCACAAAGTGGTGGTCAAACCCCCGTCGATGACAAAGTCCGCGCCGGTCACATTCCCGGCCCGCTCCCCGGCCAGCATCAGCACGAGATCCGCCACCTCCTCCGGCCGGGTGAACCGGCCGGTCACCGTGCTGCCCGCGACCTGCTTCACCACCTCGCCGGGCTCACTCCCGCTCGCCCTGCCGACGGTCGACGCGACACCTTCCTCACCGAGCCACAAATCGGTCTCCACCGGACCCGGACTGACGGTGTTCACCCGAACACCCTGCGGACCGACCTCCTTGGAGAGCGCCTTGCTGAAGTTGGCCAATGCCGCCTTCGAAGCGCAATAGTCGATGACCCCGGGGTCCGGCAGGAAGGAATTCACCGAGCAGACGGTCACGATGCTGCCCGCCCCACGCTCCACCAGGTGCGGCAACGCCGCCCGGGTCGTACGGACCGCCGACAGGAAGTTGATGGTCAGCGCCGAGATCCAGTCCTCGTCCGTGACGGACAGAAATCCCCCCGGCCGCGGGTGCGCCGCCCCCACATTGTTGACCAGAATGTCGACGCCCCCGAATGCGGAGACCGCCTCCGCCACCAGCCACGCCGGCCCCTCCGCCGTCCCCAGGTCCACCACCACAGGCCGCACCGGGAAAGCCGCAGAGAGCTGCCTCAGCTCCTCGGTGACATGCCTCGCGCCGGCGACCACGCTCACCCCCTCAGCGGCCAGCGCCCGCGTGACCGCGAGCCCGATCCCCTTGCTCGCACCGGTCACGACAGCGGTCTTGCCCGAGAGACCCAGATCCATACCTTCACGCTACGCGCCCCGGCCCTCCGAGGCCCCTCGCCGTGACCTCAGATCGAGAACTCGCACCACACGATCTTCCCCGGCACCCGCTCCCCCACCCCCCACTTGTCCGACAGCGCCTCCACCAGCAACAGCCCCCTCCCCGACTCATCCGCCGCCTCCACCGGGATCCGAGGCTCCCCGTCCCCACTGTCGTGCAGCTCGATCCGCAGCACCGCCGACCCCTCCAGCCGGATGTGGATACGGAAGCCCCGCCCCGGCGGAACGCCGTGCAGCAACGCGTTCGTCGCCAACTCGCTCACGCACAGCACGATGTCGTCCACACGCGGCGTCCCGATGCCCCATTCGGTCAGCGTGCGCCGCGTCAACTCACGCGCGGCGGGCACCGATCGGCGGGTCCGGGGGTAGAAGTACTCACAATTGCCAGTCATGCATCAAGCGTCGCTCTCTGTCACTAGTATTCAGCAGTACGTCAGCCCGTACGGATCCGTTGTACGAGCATGTGCGAGGTCATGTACGGGCACGGGTGGGGAGTTGAGGGCTTATGCACCCCTCACAGAAACCGAAGAAGCGACTCGGCTCCAGCATCGGCCTGGTCGGTGCCCAGGTCGCCAACTTCCGCCGCGCCGCCGGACTCACCCAACGTGAGCTCGCGGAGCAGCTCTGCGCCTCCGAAGACCTCATCGCCTCCATCGAACAGGGCCGCCGCGCCCTCAAGCCCGACCTGGCCGAGCAGCTGGACGACCTACTGGAGACCAAGCGCGCACTGGCGGTGGCAGTGGCCAACCTGCCGGAGATCGACCACTTCCCGGTCTGGGCAATGGAGTTCATCGACCTGGAGCGGGAAGCGATCACCCTCTCGTCCTACGAGAACCAGGTCCTGCCCGGCCTGCTCCAAACCGAGGCCTACGCCCGCGCGACCTTCGCCAGCCGCGTCCCCACCCTCTACGAGGATGAGATCGAGCAACAGGTGGCGTCCCGCATCGCCCGGCAGGACATCCTCCATCGCAAAGTCCCGCCGACCGCCAGCTTCGTCATCTCCGAAGCGATCCTGATGGACCGCCTAGGCGACAACCAGACATACGCGGAACAGCTGCGCCACCTGCGCGAATCCGCCGATCTACCAGGGCTTACGCTCCAGGTGATGCCGTTCGGCCGCCACACCCATGCCGCCCTCGACGGCCCGTTCGTCCTGCTCGAAAACCCCGACCACGTGCTCTTCGCGTACACCGAGACCCAGCGCGGCAGCCAGCTCACCTCCGACGGCGACGAGGTCAGCATCCTCGCTCAGAAATATGCGATGCTGCGATCACAGGCTCTCAACCCCGAGGACGCCAAGGGCCTGTTGGACCGGCTGCTAGGAGAGCAATGAACGGCGCACGGGAGTGGTTCAAGTCCAGCTACAGCGGCAGCGAGGGCGGCGAATGCCTCGAAGTCGCCTACGCCTGGCGCAAGTCCAGCTACAGCGGCAGCGAAGGCGGCAACTGCGTCGAAGTCGCCGCCCACCCCGCCGCCGTCCACGTACGCGACTCCAAGGACCCCGCCGTCGGCGACCTCACCTTCAGCCCGGCCGCCTGGTCCGCCTTCGCCGCCTTCGCGGCGTCCGAGCCGCGCCGCTGAGCGGCATTCGCCGTCGCGGACTCCCCCGCCGCCTCGCGCCTCCGGCGCAAAGCAGCCAGCAGCGGGAAGGAGGGGAGCGGCCAGGGCCCGTGGTCCCACCCCGGCCGAGTGGGTGCCTGAGCCGCCTTGACCGCCGAGGCCTGTTCCCCGACCGCCGGCCAGTGACCCGCTGACCTTCAGGCGCCTTAGCGGCTGCCCTTTCCTGTGCCTTGGGTCCCATCGCCGTCCTCTCCTAGCCTGGTCTCTTCCAGCGCCCAAGCCGAGTCCCGGGCGCGCCCGCCGTAACCAGCGTCTGCCGCTCCCCTCTCGCCTGAGCTTCAACCGGCACCCAGCACCGGGCGCCCCGGACCGGTCCCGGACGGTCTCCACAGCCGATCCCTCCGGGCGGCGGAGCTTCAAGCGGGCGTGCAGAAACGATTCGGCGGCTTTGACTCCGACGTTGATCCCATCTGGGGCCGCTGGGCCTACCGTCGCAGTGGCGGACTCCTCGGGCTGCTGGTACGTGCGTCGGGCGGCATTCGCCGTCAAGCCGGCGTCGCGGTCCGCGCCCGGGTCCAGTCCGGCGGGACGACCCGCCGGGCGGCTGCGTAGAGCAGGTACGCGAGTGCCGCGCCGGCGGTGTTGAGGATGAGGTCGTCCACGTCGAAGCTGCGGCCGGTGAGGCAGAACCCCTGGATGGTCTCGACGATCAGCATTCCGGCCCCGGTCACGAGGGTGACTTGGCGCACGCCATCAAGGCGGCGGGAGACGAGGGGAAGCAGGATTCCGAGTGGGGCGCAGAGGAGCAGGTTGCCGCCCACTTCCAGGAGGAAGGTCGAGATCGACGAGTGGTCGATGTAAAAGCGGATCGTGCGCCCCGGCACGACGTTGTTGTACGTGACATCCGCCGCGGAAGCGACGGGAATGAGAGTTGTCTGAGCGAGGGCGATCGCGTAGAGAATCAAGGCGATGCGGCTCTTGCGCATGTCATCGCCTCCCGGCAGATGCAGGTGGTCAGGGCGGCGAGGCGGGTATGCGGCGGGGGTGCTGCCGCGCACCCGCCTCGGGTGCCTGGGTGGGTCAGCCGCCGATGGGGCGCTTGCGCACGACCTTCTTGACGACCTTCTTGGCGACGGGCTTGGCCGGGGTGTGCTTCTTGTGGTGCTTGGCGGCCGGCTTGGTGACGGGGACGATCTTGGTGAAAGCCATGATGTTCTCCTTGTGACTCGCGGTTTCCGTCTCCGCCCTTTCGGCTTCGACATGGAAAACATTACGCGCTGATTTCGCGAGCGCCCACCAATTCCCGTTAGATGACAGTGAATTAGCCGTGAGATCCGCTCTCACTTACCGGTTGCATTTCACGGAAATAACTGTGACAGAACCACAACATATCCGCAGTACTCCCAGGGTCTACCCAGCGGTAACCGAAACCCCCTACGCTCCTGGGCAGTTGATCCCCCCACGGTGGAAGGCGGCAGGTCATGCGCATACGGCACACGGCAAGATGGGTCATCGGGGCGCTCACAGCGGCGGCGCTCAGCGTCACCGCGCTGGGCGGGTCGGCGCAGGGGGCGGCGCCGAAGCTGTCGGAGGCGACGACGGTGGGCGTGCACAACGCCTACGAGAAGGCCACGTACACGTACTTCGCCAACGCGCTGGACTCCGGCTCGTCGTTGCTGGAGATCGACATCTGGACGGACAGCATCAGCAAGCGGTGGCGGGTCAGCCACAGCAACCCGCTGGGCAACGACAACAACTGCGAGAAGGCGTCCACCCCGGGCGACCTCTACAGCAAGGACCGCAACCAGGACTTCGGGTCCTGCCTGGACAACATCGCGGCCTGGCAGCAACTGCACCCCGACCACCGGCCGATCACCTTCAAGATCGAGATGAAGAACGGCTACAACAACACCGGGGGCCTCGGCCCGGACGAGTTGGACGCCCTCATCTCCGCCAAGCTCGGCAGCAGCGTCTTCAAGCCGTCCGATCTTCTCGGCTCCACCTACAGCACGCTCGACGCCGCCGCCCAGGCCGACGCCTGGCCCAGCCGCGACGCGCTCGCGGGCAAGGTGATGTTCGAGGTCATCCCCGGCACCTTCGAGAAGGCCAACCCCTTCGACTCCTACTGGACGGACCGGGAGTACGCGGACTACCTGCGGAATCTGTACGCCGCCGGCACCATCACCAAGGCCCAGATGTTCCCCGCCGTCCTCGACGCCGCCGCCGGTGACCCGCGCACGCGCTACTCCGACACGACCATCCGGCCCTGGTTCGTGGTCTTCGACGGCGACGCGGCGACCTACGTCAACAACGGCTACGACACGGCCTGGTACGACGACCGCCACTACTTCCTCATCATGACCGGCGCCGCCGGCGTATCCCCCGCCATCTCCTCCACCGCACCGACGGAGGCGGAGGCCCTGGCCCGGTTGTCCCTGCTCGCGGCGGACCACGCGAGCATCATCACGGCGGACTGGTCGGCGCTGTCGCCCACGGTTCTTGGCGCGGTCACGACACGCGGGTAGGGGGTGGGAGGGGCCACTGACCACCGTTTTCAAGGCTGGTGGCCCACATCACCTTCGGTTGATTAGGCGGCGGGCCAGGAATGCCGTAGAGTGGAGCCAGTCGCGGCCCCACCCCCCTGGCCCGCGGCCACAGAAGAGGCCCTCATGGCGTCGTACAACGACGCCGAGGGCCTTTTCGGCTTCGGGGCCATGAAGACCGGCGGACGGAGTCCGGCGCAGCGGCCCGAAGCAAGCGAAGCGCCCGCGAGGGGCGCCAAAAAGAGGGGCACGACGCCGAGGGCCTTTTCGGCTTTTGCGCGGCTCAGCAGTCGTCGCGTTCAGCGTTCGCGCTCGTGGACCCGCAGCTCGAACCACGCGGTCTTGCCGCGCGGCAGCAGGTCGACGCCCCAGCGGTCGGCGAGCTTGTCGATGAGGAAGAGGCCGCGGCCGCTGATGTCGAGGTCGCGGACGGGCATGAGGCAGGGCAGGGCGCGGGAGGGGTCGCGGACTTCGACCCGGATCCAGCCGCGGCGGCGCAGCATGCGCAGGCCGAAGGTGCGGGCGCCGGTGTGGCGTACGGCGTTGCCGACGAGCTCGGAGACGAGGAGTTCGACGACCTCGCTCTTCTGGGGCAGGGCCCAGTTGCGCAGGACGGAGCCGGCGAGCCGGCGGGCGACGCCGGCGGATTCGGGGCGGGAGGTGAGGCGTACCTCTTCGCGGGAGGGGTCGCCGAGGAGATCGAGGGAACTGGCGGCCAAGTCGTCCGCCGCCGCAGCCGCGACGGGCTGCGCGGGTACCGTGGGCGCCGCCACGGATGGTGTCGTGGGTGCCCATGCCCCAGGGGGTGTGATGATCACCCTCTGCGGTCGCTCCGATGCTCCCTGCCCCGCCATGTCTCTCATGATGGACGCACCGACGGTGGTTCGGGGCGGATCGGGGGAATTGGACCGCCGGAACCTTTGCTTCCGGGGAGGGGCTATGGCATATGCCCAGGGCACCGACGGGGCTGACGCGGCATCAGTGAGCTGCGACGTTGAGTAGTCGATCGATCACCGATGCAGCAACAGGCGTCAGCCGCCTTAAGGTTGGCATAAGGCTGGCTTAAGGCGGCCGAAGGGCGCTTCCCTTACCGGAACTTCGCCTTCCCCGGGCCTTCTTCGACAAAACTGCGCATTCCGGTCGTGCGGTCCTCCGTCGCGAACAGCCCGGCGAACAGAGCGCGTTCGATGGCCAGACCGGTGGTCAGGTCGGTCTCCAGGCCGGCGTCCACCGCTTCCTTGGCCGCCCGCAGGGCGACGGCGGGGCCGCGGGCGAGGCGCTCGGCCCAGGCGCGGGCCTCGGCGTAGACCTGGTCGGCGGGGACGACCTTGTCCACCAGGCCGATGGCCAGGGCCTCTTCGGCGCGTACGTGACGGCCGGTGAAGATCAGGTCCTTGGCCTTGGAGGGCCCGATGAGGCGGGCGAGCCGCTGGGTGCCGCCGGCGCCGGGGATCAGGCCGAGCAGGATCTCGGGCTGGCCGAGCTTGGCGTTGTCGGCGGCGATCCGGATGTCGGCGCAGAGCGCGAGTTCGCAGCCGCCGCCGAGGGCGTAGCCGGTGACGGCCGCGACGACGGGCTTGGGGATGGCGGCTACGGCGGTGAAGGAGTCCTGCAGCGCCTTGCCCCGCACGGCCATGGCCTCGTAGTCCATGGCCTGCATTTCCTTGATGTCCGCGCCCGCCGCGAACACCTTCTCGCCGCCGTAGACGATGACGGCGCGTACGTCGTCGCGGCGGGCCGCTTCCTCGGCCACCGCCCGCAGGGCGTCCTGCGTGGCGATGTCCAGGGCGTTCATGGGCGGGCGGGCCAGGCGGATGGTGCCGACGCCCTCGTCGACCTCAAGGTTCACTGTCATGGCCGACGAGGGTAGTCGTGAACGGGCGTTTACGCTGCGACCCAGATCTCAGTGCGCGTCACGAGGCATCACGAGGCCTTGGTCCAGTCGCTCCACGCCATGTTCCAGCCGTTGAGGCCGTTGTACCAGGCCACGGTCTTGTCGTGGGAGTTCTTGACCTGGACGACGTCGCCGATGATCGAGCTGTTGTAGAACCACGCCGCCGGGGTGGACGAGTCGCCCGCGCCCTTGACGTCGCGCAGCCCGACGCAGCCGTGGCTGACGTTGGAGTTGCCGAAGGTGGACGAGCTGGCCCAGTAGTTGCCGTGGACGAAGGTGCCGGAGGTCGTCAGGCGCATCGCGTGCGGCACGTCGGGGATGTCGTACTGGCCCTCGAAGCCGACCGTGTCGCCGTTCATGCGCTTCTCGGTGTACTTCTCGGTGATGACCATCTTGCCGTTGTACGTGGTCGTGCTCGGCGCGCCCGAGGTGATCGGGATGGTCCGGACGAGCTTGCCGCCGCGGTAGACCTTCATCGTGTGCGCGGCCGAGTCGACGATGCTGACCTGGCTGCGGCCGACGGTGAAGTGCACGTCCTTGGACTGCGTGCCGTAGGTGCCCGAGGCGCCCTTGACGCCGTTGAGGCGCAGGCTGAGCGTGACCTTGGTGCCGGCGGCCCAGTACTCCTTGGGGCGGAAGTCGATCCGCTGGTTGCCGTACCAGTGGCCGACGACCTCGACCGAGGGGTCGGCGGTGACCTTGACGGCCTTCTCGATCGCCTTCTTGTTCGTGATCGCGTGGTTGAAGTTGAGCGAGACCTCCATACCGGTGCCGACGGTCTGGCCGTTCTCCGGCGTGTAGTAGCCGACGAAGGTGGCCGCCGGGCGCACGGTGGTGAAGGTCGAGTGCTTGGTGGACTTCAGGCCCGAGGTGTCCTTGGCGACGGCGTCCACCGTGTACTTGGTGGACGCGGCCAGGGTGCCGCTGGGCGCCCAGCCGGTGCCGTCGGTGGATATCGCGCCGTCGACCTTGTTGCCCTTGCCGTCCTTGACCACGACCGAGGTCAGCGTGCCCTTGGCCGCGCTGACCTTCAGGGCCCCGGTGGTCTCGACGCCGGAGGCGCCGTTCTTCGGTGTGACGCTGACGACGGCGGCCGGGCTGGGCGAGGCGGAGGCGCCGCCCTGGGCCGAGGCCTTGGTGCCGTTCTTGCCGTCACTGCCCGTGCCGCTGTCGGTGTCGCTTCCCCCGCATGCCGTGGCCACCAGCATCATCGTTGCGACGGCCAGGGCCAGAATGGTCGGTCTGGCTCCCGGCGTCGTCCGTATCGGCTTCAAGTGTTTGTCTCCCCATACCCACGCCAATTCTTGGGTCAGATAACCACACGAAGCTAGGAAGACGCTCTGGGGCCGTGTCACCGTTCCGCACCAATTGGATCAGACCAGTGGCCGCCCGGAGATCATCCCGCCAGCCACTGCTGCCAGGTGAGGTTCCAGCCGCCCAGCCCGTTGTCCGGAGAGACCGTGCGGTCATGGGAGTTGACGACCTCCACCACATCGCCCACCAGCGAGTGGTCGAAGAGCCACCCGGCGGGAGTCTCCGCTCCGCCGCCCTTCACATCGAACAGGCCCACGCAGCCGTGGCTGGTGTTCTCCCGGCCGAAGACCGACCGCGCCGCCCAGTAGCTGCCGTGGACGAAGGTCCCGGACCGGGTGAGCCGCATCGCGTGCGGCACGTCCGGAATGTCGTACTCGCCGCCGAAGCCGACCGTGTCGCCGTTCATCCGGGTCAGCGGCAGCTTCTCGGAGATCACCATTGCGCCGTTGTACGTGGGGTTGGACGGCGCGCCCGCCGAGACCGGGAGCACGCGGTAGACCTCGCCGCCGCGCCGCACCGTCATGGTGTGCGCCTCCGCGTCCACGATGTCCCTCTGGTCGCGGCCGATGGTGAAGCCCACGTCCTTGGACTGCCTTCCGTACACCCCCGGCGCGCCCTCGACATCGCGCAGCCGCAGGCTCAGGGTGACCCGGGTGCCGGGGGTCCAGTACGCGGCCGGGCGGAAGTCCAGGCGCTGGTTGCCGAACCAGTGCGGGGCGACCTCGACGGCGGGGACGGAGGTGACCGAGACCGCGCGCTGGACGGCGGCGCGGTCGGTGACCGGGCGGTTGAAGGTCAGGGAGACGATCATGCCGGTGCCGACGGTGGAGCCGTCCTCGGGCGTGAAGTACCCGATGAGGGTGTTCCGGGGGACGAACGTGGTGAAGACGGCGTGCTTGGCGGCGGTCCGGCCGTCGGCGTCCACGGCGTAGGCGTCCACCGTGTACTTCGCCGACAGCGCGAGCCGCTGCGCGGTGGGCCTCCAGATCTGGCGGCCCGCGGAGATCGTGCCCTCGACCGGATGTCCCTCGGCGTCCTGGGCCCGTACGGAGGTGAGTGTGCCCTGGTCCACCTCGACGCCGAAGGGCGCGTCCGGGCGGACATCGCGGGCGCCGTCCCTCGGCGTGACCAGGATTCTCGCCTGCGAGACCGGCGGGGCGGAGGGGCCGCCCCCACTGCCCCCCGCGCTTGCGCCCATGCCACAGCCCGCCAGCAGGACCAGGCCCGCCCCCGCGCACGCGCTCAGGGCGCGCCTCACCGCATTCGTCACGTCCGGTCAACGACCGGACAGGCCCGGGGAAACGTCCCGCGCGGGAGTCGTCCGCCCGTCCGACCTGGAAGCTCAGCCCGAACACTCAGCCCGAACACCAGGACTTTCATGTAAGAAGCTCGGGTAAAGGTTGAGTGTGGGACGGGATGGACGCGGAAGGGACACCGCGTGAACGACCGTCGGAGCCTCTGGAGGCGAGCACGTGTCGGAGACACGCGAGGACGAGGCCGTCACGACCCCGGCGGCGCCACGGCCGAACGGCAATCGTGCTGATCCGCTGATACTGCCGCAGCCACGGATGACGGCCCCGGCCCCCGGGGCCGACGCCGGCCGTGCCGTCTGGCCCGGCAGCCCCACGCCGCTCGGCGCCCGCTTCCACGCCGGGCCAGACGGCCGGCCCGGCACCAACTTCGCGCTGTGGGCCGGCGGGGCCGAGTTCGTCGAGCTGTGCCTGTTCGGCGAGGACGGCGCCGAGGAGCGGCTGGAGCTCACCGAGCTCACTCACGAGATCTGGCACGGCTTCGTCCCCGGCGTCCTGCCCGGCACCCGCTACGGCTACCGGGTGGACGGCCGCTGGGACCCCTGGACCGGCGCCCGCTGGAATCCGGCCAAGCTGCTGCTGGACCCGTACGCCCGCGCCGTGGACGGCGAGTTCATGCTGCCGCCGGAGGTCTACGGGCACGTACGGGACTGGCCGGACAACGACATCGCCGACACCGTCCGCGACAACCGCGACTCCGCGCCCTTCGTCCCCAAGGGCGTGGTCGTCGAGGACGGGGTGGGCTGGCCCGACGAGTGGATGAACGACCGCCGCCCCAAGACCCCCTGGGCCGACTCCGTCATCTACGAGCTGCACGTCCGCGGCTTCACCGCCCTGCACCCCGGCATCCCGGAGCGGCTGCGCGGCACCTACGCGGGCCTGGCCCACCCGGCCTCCGTCGAGCACCTGGTCAACCTCGGCGTCACCGCCGTCGAGCTGCTCCCGGTCCACCAGTTCGCCCACGAGGACCATCTGCTTCGGCGCGGCATGCGCAACTACTGGGGGTACAACTCCGTCGGCTACTTCGCGCCGCACGCCGCGTACTCCGCCTCCGGCACCCGCGGCCAGCAGGTCAACGAGTTCCGGGGCATGGTCCGCGCCCTGCACGCCGCCGGTATCGAGGTCATCCTCGACGTCGTCTACAACCACACCGCCGAGGGCAGCGAATTCGGCCCCACCCTGTCCCTGCGGGGCATCGACAACCGCGGCTACTACCGCCTCCAGGGCGACGCGAGGCGCTACGCCGACTACACCGGCTGCGGCAACACCCTCCATGTCGTCCAACCGCACGTCCTGCGCCTGATCACCGACTCGCTGCGCTACTGGGTCACCGAGATGGGCGTCGACGGCTTCCGCTTCGACCTCGCCGCGGCGCTGGCCCGCTCCATGCACGACGTCGACATGCTCTCCCCCTTCCTCGCCGTCATCGCCCAGGACCCGGTGCTGCGCCGCGTCAAGCTCATCGCCGAGCCCTGGGACGTCGGCTCCGGCGGCTACCAGGTCGGCGCCTTCCCGCCCCTGTGGACCGAGTGGAACGACCGCTACCGCGACACCGTCCGCGACTTCTGGCGCGGCGCGCGGGCCGACGTACGCGACCTGGGCTACCGCCTCTCCGGCTCCAGCGACCTGTACGCCTGGGGCGGCCGGCGGCCGTACGCCTCCGTCAACTTCATCACCGCCCACGACGGCTTCACCCTGCGCGACCTGGTCTCCTACGAGCACAAGCACAACGAGGCCAACGGCGAGGACAACCGCGACGGCACCAACGACAACCGCTCCTGGAACTGCGGCCACGAGGGCGAGACCGACGACACCGACGTCACCGCCCTGCGCCGCCGCCAGCTCCGCAACCTGCTGTCCACCCTCCTGCTGTCCACCGGTGTCCCGATGCTCGTCGCCGGTGACGAGCTGGGCCGCACCCAGGGCGGCAACAACAACGCGTACTGCCAGGACAACGAGATCAGCTGGCTCGACTGGTCCCTGCTCGACCAGCCCGAATGGCGCTCGATGCACGACCTCGTCGTCCGCCTCATCACCCTGCGCCGCGAGCACCCCGTCCTGCGCCGCCGCGCCTTCTTCTCCGGCCGCGCCCAGTCCGACCAGGGCCTCCTGCGCGACCTCGCCTGGTTCACCGCCGACGGCCACGAGATGACCGACTCCGATTGGCACTCCCCCAACGCCACCCTCGGCATGTACCTCTCCGGCTGCGACATCCCCCAACGCGACGCGCTGGGCCGCGAGATCATCGACGAGAGCTTCTTCGTCGTCCTGCACTCCGGGCACCTGCCCGTCTCCTTCACCCTCCCCGGCCTGCCCTGGGCGGAGGAGTACGAGCTGGTGCTCGACACCGCCCTGGAGGACCAGACCGGCCCTCCCGGGACCCGTGAGGCGGCCGAGCAGGCGGTGGCGGTCGGCGCGCGGTCGGTGCGGGTCTACCAGGTGCGGGGCGCCTGACCGGCGGCGGCTGACCGGCGGCGGCTGACCGAAAATCCAGGTGAAGGCTGTCAGTGGTCACCCCTAGTCTCAGGATTGATGCCTGAGCCGACCACACAACCCGAGCCCGACCGTCCCCGATCAGCGAAATCGCGCTCCGCCGTGCGCTCGCTCCTGCGCCTGTGGCCGTATGTGAGACCCGTACGGATGAGGCTGGCCGCCGCGACGGTGGTCGCCGTGGTGGCCGCGTGCATGGGGCTGCTGATCCCGCTCGCCCTGAAGTGGCTGGTGGACGGGCCGGTCGCGGACCAGGACCCGTCGGGGGTGTGGCTGGGCGGGGCGGTCGTGCTGCTGCTCGGGCTGGCGGAGGCGGGGCTGTTCGGGATGCGGCGGTGGCTGGTGGCGCGGCCGCTGGCCGGGGTCGAGGCGGGGATGCGGGCGGATCTGTACCGGCATCTGCAGCGTCTGCCGATCGCGTTCCACGACAGGTGGCCGTCGGGGCAGCTGCTGTCGCGCGGGACGACGGATCTGCAGATCCTGCGGATGTTCCTGGCCTTCCCGCTGGTGTTCCTGCTGGTGAACTCGGTCACGATCCTGATCGGCTTCGGCATCCTGTTCGACCAGGCGTGGACCCTCGGGCTGGTTCTGCTGCTGCCGATCGTGCCGTTGGTGATCCTGTGCGCGGTCTTCGAGGCCCGGTACGCCGTCAAGTCGCGGCTGGCGCAGGACCAGGCCGGTGATCTGGCCACCGTCGTCGAGGAGTCGGTGCTCGGGGTGCGGATCATCAAGGCGTTCGGACGCCACCGCAGCCAGGAGCTGGCCTTCCACGAGCAGGCGGGCGAGCTGCGGGGCACCGAACTGCGCAAGGCGGCGCTG is part of the Streptomyces sp. NBC_01262 genome and harbors:
- the glgX gene encoding glycogen debranching protein GlgX, giving the protein MTAPAPGADAGRAVWPGSPTPLGARFHAGPDGRPGTNFALWAGGAEFVELCLFGEDGAEERLELTELTHEIWHGFVPGVLPGTRYGYRVDGRWDPWTGARWNPAKLLLDPYARAVDGEFMLPPEVYGHVRDWPDNDIADTVRDNRDSAPFVPKGVVVEDGVGWPDEWMNDRRPKTPWADSVIYELHVRGFTALHPGIPERLRGTYAGLAHPASVEHLVNLGVTAVELLPVHQFAHEDHLLRRGMRNYWGYNSVGYFAPHAAYSASGTRGQQVNEFRGMVRALHAAGIEVILDVVYNHTAEGSEFGPTLSLRGIDNRGYYRLQGDARRYADYTGCGNTLHVVQPHVLRLITDSLRYWVTEMGVDGFRFDLAAALARSMHDVDMLSPFLAVIAQDPVLRRVKLIAEPWDVGSGGYQVGAFPPLWTEWNDRYRDTVRDFWRGARADVRDLGYRLSGSSDLYAWGGRRPYASVNFITAHDGFTLRDLVSYEHKHNEANGEDNRDGTNDNRSWNCGHEGETDDTDVTALRRRQLRNLLSTLLLSTGVPMLVAGDELGRTQGGNNNAYCQDNEISWLDWSLLDQPEWRSMHDLVVRLITLRREHPVLRRRAFFSGRAQSDQGLLRDLAWFTADGHEMTDSDWHSPNATLGMYLSGCDIPQRDALGREIIDESFFVVLHSGHLPVSFTLPGLPWAEEYELVLDTALEDQTGPPGTREAAEQAVAVGARSVRVYQVRGA